The Microbulbifer sp. YPW1 genome contains the following window.
TCTGCAGCAGTTGGAAGACTGGCTGCAGGGACTGGAATCCCCGGGGGTACTGGTACTTCCCGCACCTCTGCTCACTCGCTGGCAGTTTCGCGCGGGGGGAATCGGGCGTGCGCTGCAAGTGGCATTAGGGTTTGGTGATCACTCCCTTGCGGATACCGGTCAGTACCAGGCGCTGGTACGTGCACTGAACGCTTGTCGTCAGGATGTGCTGATTCTCGCAGGGGATGTGCACTTCAGTCGCCTTGCGGAATTTGAATTGAATGGCAAACAAGTGGTGGAAGTGGTCTCTTCCCCGTTGTCCTGTCTGCCGAGCGCCGCCGCTGTGCCGGAACAGAAGCCGGGATTTTTTCCCGATCGGCCCACCGACGATATCCGTGTAAAGGTGAATTATCTGAAGGCCGGCAGTACTCGCTCCGTGCTGCGCGCGACGTCAGGCAACGAACTGGGTAAAAGCATCAGCAACAATAACTTTGTCACCCTGGGTTTTACCCGCGGGGATAAGGGAATCTGCGTGAATATCCAGTGCTGGAATGTGAACGCCAGAAATGAATGTGGCACGCCCGCTGTGGATTGGGAGAGTCGCCAGATACTCTTACATCGCCGCCAGCCTGAAATCCGGCGCGATACAGACGCGACTGAAGCGCAAGCGTCGGAATAAGAAAAAGTAGAATAGCGAAATATTCATCATGACCAGACAACTGTTTATTCCCCTCGGCCCGGTTATTGCGGTCGTTTTCTATTTTGTGATGAAGTCGCTGGGGATGCCGTATTTACCCGCGGTGACTGCGGCGATTACCGTGCTGACAGTGATCTGGTGGATCACCGAGGCACTGCCGATTCCGGCAACCTCCATTGTGCCGTTTGTACTGTTGCCACTGTTCGGCGTGGCAGATCACAAGCTGGTGGCATCGTCGCTGGGTAGCCATGTGATCCTGTTGCTGATGGGTGCCTTCATGCTGTCCAAGGCGCTGGAAAAGAGCGGCGCCCACGAACGGCTCGCCCTGTACATGCTCAAGGTGGTGGGGATCTCCAGTGGTCGACGGCTGGTATTGGGATTCATGCTGGCATCGGGGCTGCTGAGTATGTGGATATCCAACACGGCGACCACCCTGATGATGCTCCCCATCGCACTGGCGATCCTCTCCCGCGCCGATAACCATCGACTGACCGTCGCGCTGATTCTGGGAATTGCCTATGCGGCCAGTCTCGGCGGTGTGGGCAGCCCGCTGGGTACACCGCCCAATGTTATTTTCATGGGCATTTATGAAGAGATTACCGGGCAGGAATTCAGTTTCGCGCGCTGGATGAAAATCGGTTTGCCGGTGGTATTGATCACTTTGCCGATTATGGCCCTGTGGCTGACGCGGGGGATTCGCCTGCACAAGTCGCTGGAGCGGCCCACGGTCGGTGCCTGGCGGGCAGAAGAGGTGCGCACCCTGGCGGTATTCGGGATTGCGATATTGTTCTGGGTAACCCGCAACGAACCCTTTGGCGGCTGGAGCGACCTGCTTGGTGTGCCCGATGCCGGGGACAGCACCGTGGCGCTGGCCGCAGTGGTGCTGATGTTCCTGGTACCCAATGGTAAGGGCGGAAGGCTGCTGGACTGGAAAACCGCCGAAAGTATTCCGTGGGGAATGTTGCTGCTGTTTGCCGGGGGGATCGCCATTGCCAAGGGCTTTGCCGCGTCCGGACTCAGCGACATGATGGGGCAGGGGCTCAATTTCCTCACCGCCATGCCGCTGTGGCTGATGCTGGTATTGCTGTGTCTGTCGGTCACCTTCCTTACGGAAATCACCAGTAATACTGCGACGGCGACATTGCTGATGCCGATTCTCGCAGTTGTCGCCACCAGCGCCGGGTTTGATCCCATGGTACTGATGATTCCTGCCGCCATGTGTGCCAGCTGTGCGTTTATGCTACCGGTCGCCACTGCACCCAACGCGATTGCCTATGGCACCGGTAAGCTGCGGATTCAGGAGATGGTCAGGGAAGGCGCGGTACTGAGTGTACTGGCGTCTCTCATTATTGCCGGGGTGTGTTGGGTAATGCTGGTGTAGCCGAAAAAACGCCTGGTGTTTTATTCTGCTGTGTGCGCCCGCGGCGCTCAATTAGTCTGTCTATTTGCCTGCCGACGAATGATTGTTTGGCACGATCTGTGTAAATGCCAAGTCCTTGATCTGTAACGATGAATTGGGTTTCCTAGGTGGTTTCGTAGCAACCCCGTAGGGACACTCAATAATGAAAAAACTATCCATACTGGCGGTGGCAGGCGTGCTGGCCGCCTGCTCGGGCGAATCTCCGGAGGTCTCCCAGTCCATGAGCGAAGTGCAGGCGGAAAGCCCCAGCGCATCCGCCGCGCTGGCTTATCCACAAACCCGCAAAGACGATGTTGTCGACAACTATTTCGGTAACGAAGTAGCAGATCCCTATCGCTGGCTGGAAGACGACCGCAGTGAGGAAACCGAAGCCTGGGTTGAAGCCCAGAACAAGGTGACCTTCAGTTATCTGGATCAGATCCCCTACCGGGAAAACCTGAAGCAGCGCCTGGAAACCCTGTGGAACTACGAAAAAGTGGGCTCCCCATTCAAGGAGGGCGATTACACCTATTTCTATCGCAATGATGGATTGCAGAACCAGTACGTGGTCTGGCGCAAGAAAGGGGACGGCGAAGCGGAAATCTTCCTCGACCCCAACACTTTCAGTGAAGACGGCACCACGTCACTGTCTACCCTGAAGTTTTCCAAAGACGGCTCCATTGCGGCCTATTCGGTGTCTGAAGGCGGTAGCGACTGGCGCAAAATCTATGTGATTGATGCGGAAACCAAAGAGATTCTTGAGGAACCTCTGGTCGATGTGAAGTTCTCCGGTATCTCCTGGAAGGGCAACGAAGGCTTCTACTACTCGAGCTACGATAAGCCTGAAGGCAGTGAACTCTCCGCCAAGACCGACCAGCACAAGCTGTATTACCACAAGCTTGGACAGGCGCAGTCCAAGGATGTACTGGTATTCGGCGGATCCGAAGCGCAGAAGCGTCGCTATGTTTCCGGCTATGTGACAGAAGATGATCGCTACCTGGTGATCTCCGGGGCGACCTCCACTTCCGGTAACGATCTGTTTATCCGCGACCTCACCGTGGCGGATGCGCCGCTGGTACCGGTGCTGACCGATTTCGATTCCGACACCTATGTGATCGATAACCTGGACAGCAAACTGTTCCTGGTAACCAACCGCGATGCCCCGAACAAGAAAGTGGTTACCGTCGATGCCGCCAGCCCCGCTCCGGAAAACTGGCAGGACTTTATCCCGGAAACCGACAACGTACTGACCGCATCCACCGGTGGTGGTTACTTCTTCGCGGAATACATGGTGGATGCCCTGTCGCGGGTGTACCAGTACGATTACAACGGCAAGCGCGTCCGGGAAATCTCCCTGCCGGGGCCGGGCAGCGTTTCCTCTCCCAGCGGCAAGCGCGAAGACAAAACCCTGTACTACTCGTTCACCAACTACAAAACGCCATCCACCATTTTTGCGTTTGATGTAGAGAAGGGCGAATCCGATGTGTACCGCGAATCCGGAGCGCAGTTTGATCCGGCCGCGTACGAGTCCGAGCAGGTGTTCTTCACCTCCAAGGATGGCACCAAGGTGCCGATGATGATCACCTATAAAAAAGGCCTGGAGCTGAATGGCAAGAACCCGACCATCCTGTATGGCTATGGCGGCTTCAATGTCAGCCTGACCCCGTCGTTCAGTATTGCCAACGCGGTATGGCTGGAGCTGGGTGGTGTGTACGCGGTTCCCAACCTGCGCGGTGGAGGTGAGTACGGCAAGCGCTGGCACGATGCGGGCACCAAGCTGCAGAAGCAGAATGTGTTCGACGACTTTATCGCCGCAGGTGAGTACCTGATTGAAAAGGGCTACACGTCCAGCGATTACCTGGCGATTCGCGGCGGTTCCAACGGCGGCCTGCTGGTGGGTGCAGTAATGACCCAGCGCCCGGATCTGGTAAAAGTGGCACTGCCTGCCGTGGGCGTGATGGATATGCTGCGCTACCACACCTTCACCGCCGGTGCGGGTTGGGCCTACGACTACGGCACCGCGGAGCAGAGCGAGGAGATGTTCGAGTATCTGAAAGGTTACTCCCCGGTACACAACGTGAGTGCGGGCGTGTCCTACCCGGCCACCCTGGTGACTACAGCGGATCACGATGATCGCGTGGTACCGGCGCACTCCTTCAAGTTCGCCGCGGAACTGCAGTCCAAGCAGCAAGGTGCCGCCCCCACCCTGATCCGTATCGAGACCAATGCGGGCCATGGCGCGGGCACACCGGTCTCCAAGACCATCGAGCAGTACGCGGATATCTTCGGCTTCACCCTGTTTAATATGGGCGTTTCCGAACTGCCCGGCAGCTGATCCCCGGTTTATTGCTATCCTTAACAAAGCCCGGCACCTGCCGGGCTTTGTCATTTTTCAGGCATCAACGGTAGGCAAAATGGTCGGCGGGGTACCGCTGTGGCCCGGATTCGACTTATGATGCAGAACTGACCAGTCTTATGCCCAGATTTTCCACTGCAGCCGAAGTAGCAAGCAGGCCTATGCCCTTACAGATTCAACTCAATGCCCGTCCGGCAGTGCTGCCGCTCTATTTCCGTGCGCTCACCGCGCGCAAGCGGCGCCAGGTATCCGGCGGGGACGAAGCGGTGCTCGCTACCGTGCGACTGCGGCAACAGGCGATCGACAGTGCGCAACTGCGTGAGTATCGCGAGGTCTGTGGTTTTGGCAGCGGGCCCTCGGTTCCCGCCACATACCCCTTCGTACTCGCTATGCCGCTGCATCTGAAATTGCTGGTTTCCGATGCCTTCCCTTTTCCTGTGCTGGGGGTGGTGCATGTGCGCAACCAGATCAGCCAGTACCGGCGTTTGCAGGAAAGTGACCGACTGGATATCCGCTGCGATCTGGGCGCCCCGAGTGCCGTGAAGCGGGGGTATGAGTTCGATCTCCGCACCCGGGTCTACGTGGC
Protein-coding sequences here:
- a CDS encoding SLC13 family permease; the encoded protein is MTRQLFIPLGPVIAVVFYFVMKSLGMPYLPAVTAAITVLTVIWWITEALPIPATSIVPFVLLPLFGVADHKLVASSLGSHVILLLMGAFMLSKALEKSGAHERLALYMLKVVGISSGRRLVLGFMLASGLLSMWISNTATTLMMLPIALAILSRADNHRLTVALILGIAYAASLGGVGSPLGTPPNVIFMGIYEEITGQEFSFARWMKIGLPVVLITLPIMALWLTRGIRLHKSLERPTVGAWRAEEVRTLAVFGIAILFWVTRNEPFGGWSDLLGVPDAGDSTVALAAVVLMFLVPNGKGGRLLDWKTAESIPWGMLLLFAGGIAIAKGFAASGLSDMMGQGLNFLTAMPLWLMLVLLCLSVTFLTEITSNTATATLLMPILAVVATSAGFDPMVLMIPAAMCASCAFMLPVATAPNAIAYGTGKLRIQEMVREGAVLSVLASLIIAGVCWVMLV
- a CDS encoding prolyl oligopeptidase family protein, which translates into the protein MKKLSILAVAGVLAACSGESPEVSQSMSEVQAESPSASAALAYPQTRKDDVVDNYFGNEVADPYRWLEDDRSEETEAWVEAQNKVTFSYLDQIPYRENLKQRLETLWNYEKVGSPFKEGDYTYFYRNDGLQNQYVVWRKKGDGEAEIFLDPNTFSEDGTTSLSTLKFSKDGSIAAYSVSEGGSDWRKIYVIDAETKEILEEPLVDVKFSGISWKGNEGFYYSSYDKPEGSELSAKTDQHKLYYHKLGQAQSKDVLVFGGSEAQKRRYVSGYVTEDDRYLVISGATSTSGNDLFIRDLTVADAPLVPVLTDFDSDTYVIDNLDSKLFLVTNRDAPNKKVVTVDAASPAPENWQDFIPETDNVLTASTGGGYFFAEYMVDALSRVYQYDYNGKRVREISLPGPGSVSSPSGKREDKTLYYSFTNYKTPSTIFAFDVEKGESDVYRESGAQFDPAAYESEQVFFTSKDGTKVPMMITYKKGLELNGKNPTILYGYGGFNVSLTPSFSIANAVWLELGGVYAVPNLRGGGEYGKRWHDAGTKLQKQNVFDDFIAAGEYLIEKGYTSSDYLAIRGGSNGGLLVGAVMTQRPDLVKVALPAVGVMDMLRYHTFTAGAGWAYDYGTAEQSEEMFEYLKGYSPVHNVSAGVSYPATLVTTADHDDRVVPAHSFKFAAELQSKQQGAAPTLIRIETNAGHGAGTPVSKTIEQYADIFGFTLFNMGVSELPGS